One stretch of Zerene cesonia ecotype Mississippi chromosome 20, Zerene_cesonia_1.1, whole genome shotgun sequence DNA includes these proteins:
- the LOC119835203 gene encoding uncharacterized protein LOC119835203 — protein sequence MIVEIQEEVRGKRPFKIWDSSRNVRKGLVVTSFEELIHRGKEKLSVAASEPVRLVLESDGTQVEDGEYWRTLPPNTVLLLLRQGERWYPTGVDVIKAAISAIPKIVCETIHALELHDETPSWKIMDNKGRVTVVLHWDQRPQASPAARSPSRQAKPDRRPSLVIQTSLDRPQPPPPHITVVNHDEPGPARGRLSRASSSLDHHVHTAECRATAPPHSGPPPTDECDFHCCALHEEGRRIAVHKSVATSPIQDSQPRASPQGRPKGHVRFLDAESARRGERDSSESETENTLVEDEAVTSEKFLLLIDQLSVDQKRHLTIKDIGIILERLSSKILDVERLDRESESDDCYNWTIKATIRGDALRELGVIYNGNYYAISEHPGYREENEEAGDEGEEEEEEDRL from the exons ATGATTGTCGAAATACAAGAG gAGGTTAGAGGAAAGAGGCCTTTCAAGATATGGGACAGCTCTCGAAATGTAAGAAAGGGGTTGGTAGTGACTAGCTTCGAGGAGTTAATACATAGAG GAAAGGAGAAGCTATCGGTAGCTGCGAGTGAGCCCGTGCGGCTGGTCCTCGAGAGCGACGGGACGCAGGTGGAGGACGGCGAGTACTGGCGCACCTTGCCCCCCAACACTGTACTGCTGCTGCTGCGGCAGGGCGAGCGATGGTATCCCACTGGAGTCGACGTCATCAAGGCCG CGATATCGGCAATACCAAAAATAGTATGCGAAACGATTCACGCGCTCGAGTTGCACGATGAGACTCCTTCATGGAAGATCATGGACAACAAGGGGCGAGTTACCGTGGTGCTGCACTGGGACCAGCGGCCGCAGGCGTCGCCTGCTGCGCGCTCCCCGAGCCGCCAGGCCAAGCCGGACCGCAGGCCCTCGCTAGTGATCCAGACGTCGCTAGACAGGCCCCAGCCCCCGCCGCCGCATATCACCGTCGTCAACCACGACGAGCCGGGCCCCGCGCGCGGCCGCCTCTCCCGCGCGTCCTCCTCGCTCGACCACCATGTGCACACTGCGGAGTGTCGAGCCACTGCTCCTCCGCACTCTGGCCC ACCTCCCACGGATGAGTGTGATTTTCACTGCTGCGCTCTACACGAAGAGGGTCGGAGGATCGCCGTACATAAAAGCGTGGCTACCTCACCGATACAAGACTCTCAACCACGCGCGTCACCACAGGGCCGGCCGAAGGGCCACGTTCGCTTTCTGGATGCCGAATCGGCAAGACGTGGCGAACGTGACTCTTCTGAAAGCGAAACGGAAAACACTCTAGTAGAAGATGAGGCTGTGACGTCTGAAAAGTTTCTTCTCTTAATAGATCAACTCAGTGTCGATCAAAAACGCCATCTCACCATTAAAGACATAGGTATCATATTAGAGAGATTAAGCTCGAAAATATTGGACGTGGAGAGGTTGGACCGTGAATCAGAGTCAGATGATTGTTACAATTGGACAATCAAGGCGACTATACGCGGAGACGCGCTGCGAGAACTAGGGGTTATATACAATGGCAACTACTACGCGATCAGTGAACATCCGGGGTACCGGGAGGAGAACGAGGAGGCCGGAGACGAGGGTGAGGAGGAAGAAGAAGAGGACAGGCTCTGA